The Palaemon carinicauda isolate YSFRI2023 chromosome 43, ASM3689809v2, whole genome shotgun sequence genome window below encodes:
- the LOC137633870 gene encoding putative uncharacterized protein DDB_G0283431: protein MLKTTTVANITENNSKNNNAENNSRNNNAENNNSRNNIENNNSRNNIENNSRNNNAENNNSRNNIENNNSSNYAENNYSRNNIENNSRNHTENNNRSNNTENNSSRNNTENKNSTVLEDGVPTSVFLCQDDN from the exons atgctgaaaacaacaacagtagctaACATCACTGAAAACAACAGCAAGAACAACAACGCTGAAAACAACAGCAGGAACAACAACGCTGAAAACAACAACAGcagaaacaacattgaaaacaacaacagtagaaacaacattGAAAACAACAGCAGGAACAACAAcgctgaaaacaacaacagtagaaacaacattgaaaacaacaacagtagcaactaTGCTGAAAACAACTACAGTAGAAACAACATTGAAAACAACAGTAGAAACCACACTGAAAATAATAACAGGAGCAACAACACTGAAAACAATAGcagtagaaacaacactgaaaacaaaaaca GCACTGTGTTGGAGGACGGAGTTCCTACATCTGTCTTCCTGTGCCAGGATGACAATTAA